In a genomic window of Glycine max cultivar Williams 82 chromosome 13, Glycine_max_v4.0, whole genome shotgun sequence:
- the LOC100809718 gene encoding protein SPA1-RELATED 3 isoform X1 codes for MCCCTWPTCNSSWMKMEPSGSAFQNSGSSRALNSSGVSDRNQRVHCPQRNPFLGEASQDSGFRKERDRFLLAQGGQPKNLGGGFSGLCEDEVEVDPFFCAVEWGDISLRQWLDKPERSVGAFECLHIFRQIVEIVSVAHSQGVVVHNVRPSCFVMSSFNHISFIESASCSDTGSDSLGEGLNNQGGEVKTPTSLCPHDMPQQSMGSEDFMPVKTLTTPAQSDSSCMLSSAVYAARASLIEETEENKMKDRRKDDEVEGKKQSFPMKQILLMEMSWYTSPEEGAGESSSCASDVYRLGVLLFELFCPLSSREEKSRTMSSLRHRVLPPQLLLKWPKEASFCLWLLHPDPSGRPTLGELLQSDFLNEQRDDMEEREAAIELRQRIDDQELLLEFLLLLQQRKQEVAEKLQHTVSFLCSDIEEVTKQHVRFKEITGAELGSDEHSASSFPSMTVVDSEGSAFLGTRKRVRLGMDVKNIEECVDDVGDDQKSNGSFLSKSSRLMKNFKKLESAYFLTRCRPAYSSGKLAVRHPPVTSDGRGSVVMTERSCINDLKSKEQCREGASAWINPFLEGLCKYLSFSKLKVKADLKQGDLLHSSNLVCSLSFDRDGEFFATAGVNKKIKVFECDSIINEDRDIHYPVVEMASRSKLSSICWNTYIKSQIASSNFEGVVQLWDVTRSQVISEMREHERRVWSIDFSSADPTMLASGSDDGSVKLWSINQGVSVGTIKTKANVCCVQFPLDSARFLAFGSADHRIYYYDLRNLKMPLCTLVGHNKTVSYIKFVDTVNLVSASTDNTLKLWDLSTCASRVIDSPIQSFTGHANVKNFVGLSVSDGYIATGSETNEVFIYHKAFSMPALSFKFQNTDPLSGNEVDDAAQFVSSVCWRGQSSTLLAANSTGNVKILEMV; via the exons ATGTGTTGTTGTACTTGGCCTACATGCAACTCTAGCTGGATGAAGATGGAGCCTTCTGGGTCTGCTTTTCAGAATTCTGGCAGTTCTAGGGCCTTGAACAGTTCTGGAGTCTCAGATAGGAACCAAAGGGTTCATTGTCCTCAAAGGAACCCCTTCTTGGGTGAGGCATCCCAGGATTCGGGGTTCAGAAAGGAAAGGGATAGGTTTCTGTTGGCTCAAGGTGGTCAGCCTAAGAACTTGGGCGGTGGTTTTTCGGGGTTGTGTGAggacgaggtggaggttgaccCCTTTTTCTGTGCTGTAGAATGGGGTGATATTAGCTTGAGGCAATGGTTGGATAAACCTGAACGATCGGTGGGTGCCTTCGAATGCTTGCACATATTTAGGCAAATAGTAGAGATTGTCAGTGTAGCGCATTCTCAAGGAGTTGTAGTTCACAATGTGAGGCCTTCCTGCTTTGTCATGTCCTCTTTCAACCATATCTCATTTATTGAATCAGCATCTTGTTCAGATACTGGATCGGATTCTTTGGGAGAAGGATTAAACAACCAAGGCGGTGAGGTTAAAACTCCAACATCTCTCTGTCCCCATGATATGCCTCAGCAGAGTATGGGAAGTGAAGATTTTATGCCTGTCAAGACTTTAACCACCCCTGCTCAGTCAGATTCTAGTTGCATGTTGTCGAGTGCCGTGTATGCGGCTCGTGCATCATTGATAGAAGAaacagaagaaaataaaatgaaagatagGAGAAAGGATGACGAAGTAGAAGGAAAGAAGCAATCATTTCCAATGAAACAGATACTACTAATGGAGATGAGTTGGTACACTAGTCCTGAAGAGGGTGCTGGTGAATCTAGTTCTTGTGCTTCAGACGTTTATCGATTGGGGGTTCTCCTTTTTGAG CTATTTTGTCCGCTCAGctcaagagaagaaaagagtagAACCATGTCTAGCCTTAGACACAGAGTTCTTCCTCCACAGTTACTTCTAAAGTGGCCTAAAGAAGCTTCTTTTTGTTTATGGTTACTGCATCCTGACCCTAGTGGTCGTCCAACACTCGG GGAGTTGTTGCAGAGCGACTTCCTTAATGAACAGAGAGATGATATGGAAGAACGTGAAGCAGCGATAGAGCTGAGACAAAGGATAGATGATCAGGAGTTGCTGTTAGAATTCCTTTTATTACTTCAACAGAGAAAACAGGAAGTTGCTGAGAAGTTGCAACATACTGTCTCTTTTCTGTGTTCAGATATTGAAGAAGTGACCAAGCAGCACGTTAGATTTAAAGAGATTACTGGTGCTGAACTGGGGAGTGATGAGCATTCAGCATCAAGTTTCCCATCCATGACAGTTGTTGATAGTGAGGGTTCTGCTTTTCTAGGGACTAGAAAACGAGTCAGACTAGGGATGGATGTTAAAAACATTGAGGAATGTGTCGATGATGTAGGGGATGATCAGAAAAGTAACGGAAGTTTTCTTTCAAAAAGTTCACGGCTAATGAAGAACTTTAAGAAACTTGAGTCAGCATACTTTTTAACACGATGTAGACCAGCCTATTCCTCTGGGAAACTGGCGGTTAGACATCCACCTGTAACAAGTGATGGTAGAGGGTCTGTTGTCATGACTGAAAGAAGTTGCATCAATGACTTGAAATCTAAAGAGCAGTGCAGGGAGGGTGCGAGTGCTTGGATAAATCCTTTTCTTGAGGGTTTGTGCAAGTATTTATCATTCAGTAAGCTAAAGGTTAAGGCTGACCTAAAGCAAGGAGATCTTTTGCATTCTTCCAACCTAGTATGCTCACTCAGCTTTGATCGTGATGGAGAGTTTTTCGCTACTGCCGGTgtgaataagaaaattaaagtgTTTGAATGTGATTCAATAATAAATGAGGATCGTGATATCCACTATCCAGTTGTGGAGATGGCTAGCAGGTCAAAGTTAAGCAGTATATGTTGGAATACATATATCAAAAGTCAAATTGCTTCAAGCAACTTTGAAGGTGTTGTACAG TTATGGGATGTAACAAGAAGTCAAGTAATCTCTGAAATGAGGGAGCATGAGCGGCGGGTGTGGTCAATTGATTTCTCATCAGCAGACCCAACAATGTTAGCAAGTGGGAGCGATGACGGTTCTGTCAAGCTATGGAGTATCAATCAG GGAGTTAGTGTTGGTACCATCAAAACCAAGGCAAATGTTTGCTGCGTTCAGTTCCCTCTGGATTCTGCTCGTTTTCTTGCTTTTGGCTCAGCAGATCACCGAATATATTACTATGATCTACGCAACCTAAAAATGCCGCTTTGTACTTTAGTTGGACATAACAAGACTGTGAGCTACATCAAGTTTGTAGACACTGTGAACCTTGTCTCTGCTTCCACAGATAACACTTTGAAGCTTTGGGATTTGTCTACATGTGCATCTCGAGTTATAGACTCACCGATTCAATCATTCACGGGTCATGCGAATGTTAAG AACTTTGTGGGGTTATCAGTATCTGATGGTTACATTGCCACTGGTTCAGAGACAAATGAG GTGTTCATATACCACAAAGCCTTCTCCATGCCAGCATTGTCATTCAAGTTTCAGAACACAGACCCTCTTTCCGGTAATGAAGTGGACGACGCTGCGCAGTTTGTGTCCTCGGTTTGCTGGCGCGGCCAGTCGTCCACCTTGCTCGCTGCAAATTCCACAGGGAATGTCAAAATTCTGGAGATGGTTTAA
- the LOC100809718 gene encoding protein SPA1-RELATED 3 isoform X2, translating to MCCCTWPTCNSSWMKMEPSGSAFQNSGSSRALNSSGVSDRNQRVHCPQRNPFLGEASQDSGFRKERDRFLLAQGGQPKNLGGGFSGLCEDEVEVDPFFCAVEWGDISLRQWLDKPERSVGAFECLHIFRQIVEIVSVAHSQGVVVHNVRPSCFVMSSFNHISFIESASCSDTGSDSLGEGLNNQGGEVKTPTSLCPHDMPQQSMGSEDFMPVKTLTTPAQSDSSCMLSSAVYAARASLIEETEENKMKDRRKDDEVEGKKQSFPMKQILLMEMSWYTSPEEGAGESSSCASDVYRLGVLLFELFCPLSSREEKSRTMSSLRHRVLPPQLLLKWPKEASFCLWLLHPDPSGRPTLGELLQSDFLNEQRDDMEEREAAIELRQRIDDQELLLEFLLLLQQRKQEVAEKLQHTVSFLCSDIEEVTKQHVRFKEITGAELGSDEHSASSFPSMTVVDSEGSAFLGTRKRVRLGMDVKNIEECVDDVGDDQKSNGSFLSKSSRLMKNFKKLESAYFLTRCRPAYSSGKLAVRHPPVTSDGRGSVVMTERSCINDLKSKEQCREGASAWINPFLEGLCKYLSFSKLKVKADLKQGDLLHSSNLVCSLSFDRDGEFFATAGVNKKIKVFECDSIINEDRDIHYPVVEMASRSKLSSICWNTYIKSQIASSNFEGVVQLWDVTRSQVISEMREHERRVWSIDFSSADPTMLASGSDDGSVKLWSINQAIPFLHLVECQL from the exons ATGTGTTGTTGTACTTGGCCTACATGCAACTCTAGCTGGATGAAGATGGAGCCTTCTGGGTCTGCTTTTCAGAATTCTGGCAGTTCTAGGGCCTTGAACAGTTCTGGAGTCTCAGATAGGAACCAAAGGGTTCATTGTCCTCAAAGGAACCCCTTCTTGGGTGAGGCATCCCAGGATTCGGGGTTCAGAAAGGAAAGGGATAGGTTTCTGTTGGCTCAAGGTGGTCAGCCTAAGAACTTGGGCGGTGGTTTTTCGGGGTTGTGTGAggacgaggtggaggttgaccCCTTTTTCTGTGCTGTAGAATGGGGTGATATTAGCTTGAGGCAATGGTTGGATAAACCTGAACGATCGGTGGGTGCCTTCGAATGCTTGCACATATTTAGGCAAATAGTAGAGATTGTCAGTGTAGCGCATTCTCAAGGAGTTGTAGTTCACAATGTGAGGCCTTCCTGCTTTGTCATGTCCTCTTTCAACCATATCTCATTTATTGAATCAGCATCTTGTTCAGATACTGGATCGGATTCTTTGGGAGAAGGATTAAACAACCAAGGCGGTGAGGTTAAAACTCCAACATCTCTCTGTCCCCATGATATGCCTCAGCAGAGTATGGGAAGTGAAGATTTTATGCCTGTCAAGACTTTAACCACCCCTGCTCAGTCAGATTCTAGTTGCATGTTGTCGAGTGCCGTGTATGCGGCTCGTGCATCATTGATAGAAGAaacagaagaaaataaaatgaaagatagGAGAAAGGATGACGAAGTAGAAGGAAAGAAGCAATCATTTCCAATGAAACAGATACTACTAATGGAGATGAGTTGGTACACTAGTCCTGAAGAGGGTGCTGGTGAATCTAGTTCTTGTGCTTCAGACGTTTATCGATTGGGGGTTCTCCTTTTTGAG CTATTTTGTCCGCTCAGctcaagagaagaaaagagtagAACCATGTCTAGCCTTAGACACAGAGTTCTTCCTCCACAGTTACTTCTAAAGTGGCCTAAAGAAGCTTCTTTTTGTTTATGGTTACTGCATCCTGACCCTAGTGGTCGTCCAACACTCGG GGAGTTGTTGCAGAGCGACTTCCTTAATGAACAGAGAGATGATATGGAAGAACGTGAAGCAGCGATAGAGCTGAGACAAAGGATAGATGATCAGGAGTTGCTGTTAGAATTCCTTTTATTACTTCAACAGAGAAAACAGGAAGTTGCTGAGAAGTTGCAACATACTGTCTCTTTTCTGTGTTCAGATATTGAAGAAGTGACCAAGCAGCACGTTAGATTTAAAGAGATTACTGGTGCTGAACTGGGGAGTGATGAGCATTCAGCATCAAGTTTCCCATCCATGACAGTTGTTGATAGTGAGGGTTCTGCTTTTCTAGGGACTAGAAAACGAGTCAGACTAGGGATGGATGTTAAAAACATTGAGGAATGTGTCGATGATGTAGGGGATGATCAGAAAAGTAACGGAAGTTTTCTTTCAAAAAGTTCACGGCTAATGAAGAACTTTAAGAAACTTGAGTCAGCATACTTTTTAACACGATGTAGACCAGCCTATTCCTCTGGGAAACTGGCGGTTAGACATCCACCTGTAACAAGTGATGGTAGAGGGTCTGTTGTCATGACTGAAAGAAGTTGCATCAATGACTTGAAATCTAAAGAGCAGTGCAGGGAGGGTGCGAGTGCTTGGATAAATCCTTTTCTTGAGGGTTTGTGCAAGTATTTATCATTCAGTAAGCTAAAGGTTAAGGCTGACCTAAAGCAAGGAGATCTTTTGCATTCTTCCAACCTAGTATGCTCACTCAGCTTTGATCGTGATGGAGAGTTTTTCGCTACTGCCGGTgtgaataagaaaattaaagtgTTTGAATGTGATTCAATAATAAATGAGGATCGTGATATCCACTATCCAGTTGTGGAGATGGCTAGCAGGTCAAAGTTAAGCAGTATATGTTGGAATACATATATCAAAAGTCAAATTGCTTCAAGCAACTTTGAAGGTGTTGTACAG TTATGGGATGTAACAAGAAGTCAAGTAATCTCTGAAATGAGGGAGCATGAGCGGCGGGTGTGGTCAATTGATTTCTCATCAGCAGACCCAACAATGTTAGCAAGTGGGAGCGATGACGGTTCTGTCAAGCTATGGAGTATCAATCAGGCAATTCCATTTTTGCACTTGGTGGAATGTCAGCTTTGA
- the LOC100776578 gene encoding probable serine/threonine-protein kinase At1g54610, producing MGCMCCKPSAIEDSKESPRERLSSKSDKSVSDLRVSRGTSSRREEAFWLKDRYDNNDGRAALIDKQGNGSVRVQGESFERKREKMEYTVAQHPGIGSVPKAMEGEQVAAGWPSWLAAVAGEAIKGWLPRRADSFEKLDKIGQGTYSNVYRARDLEQRKIVALKKVRFDNLEPESVRFMAREIHILRRLNHPNVIKLEGLVTSRMSCSLYLVFEYMEHDLAGLASHPGLKFTEAQVKCYMQQLLRGLDHCHSCGVLHRDIKGSNLLIDNSGILKIADFGLASFFDPNQAQPLTSRVVTLWYRPPELLLGATYYGTAVDLWSTGCILAELYAGKPIMPGRTEVEQLHKIFKLCGSPSEDYWRKSKLPHATIFKPQQPYRRCVSETFKEFPAPAIELIEILLSIDPADRGTSASALNSEFFSTKPLPCDPSSLPKYPPSKEFDAKVRDEEARRQGAAGSKGQRHDIERRGARESRAIPAPDANAELVLSIQKRQGQANSQSRSEKFNPHPEEVASGFPIDPPRPSQAAGLIADPPVHQHKRSSHSGPLTHRAAWANKAGKNQEDAPKISMGGDLSTVSGLVAARRSMLSDDRREWSGSSQAEAPKLISRFPGSFKEASESMMQQDQKHHAHAPQKEEGRGSRNKDSNLVGYGSKGHKIHYSGPLLVPSSNHDQMLKDHDRQIQEAVRRARLDKAKMRRLQAEGSQISNSLFVSGR from the exons ATGGGTTGCATGTGTTGCAAGCCCTCTGCCATTGAAGATAGTAAGGAGAGTCCAAGGGAGCGTTTATCGAGCAAGTCCGACAAGTCCGTGTCGGACTTGCGTGTGTCTAGGGGGACTTCATCGAGGAGGGAGGAAGCCTTCTGGCTAAAGGATagatatgataacaatgatggaAGAGCTGCATTAATTGATAAGCAAGGGAATGGTTCTGTTAGGGTGCAAGGTGAGAGTTTTGAAAGGAAGAGGGAGAAAATGGAATATACTGTTGCTCAACATCCAGGGATTGGTAGTGTTCCTAAGGCCATGGAAGGTGAGCAGGTTGCAGCAGGATGGCCCTCATGGCTGGCAGCAGTGGCTGGAGAGGCTATCAAGGGATGGCTGCCACGCCGTGCAGATTCTTTTGAGAAGTTGGATAAA ATTGGACAGGGAACTTATAGCAATGTTTATAGAGCTCGTGATCTTGAACAAAGAAAGATTGTTGCTttgaaaaaagtgagatttgatAATCTTGAGCCTGAGAGTGTTCGCTTCATGGCAAGGGAAATTCACATTCTACGTAGGCTCAATCATCCAAATGTCATAAAACTGGAAGGCTTGGTTACATCAAGGATGTCTTGCAGCTTATACCTTGTTTTTGAGTACATGGAGCATGACTTGGCTGGGCTTGCATCACATCCTGGGCTGAAGTTTACAGAAGCACAG GTTAAATGTTACATGCAACAACTTTTACGTGGACTTGATCACTGCCACAGCTGTGGTGTACTTCACCGTGACATTAAGGGTTCCAATCTTTTGATTGATAACAGTGGGATATTGAAAATTGCAGACTTTGGTTTGGCAAGCTTTTTTGATCCCAATCAAGCTCAGCCACTGACAAGCCGAGTTGTCACTCTTTGGTATAGGCCACCAGAGCTTTTGCTTGGAGCCACTTATTATGGCACTGCTGTGGATTTATGGAGTACAGGTTGCATACTTGCTGAGCTGTATGCAGGCAAGCCTATAATGCCTGGAAGAACTGAG GTGGAGCAAttgcataaaatttttaaactttgtGGTTCACCTTCTGAGGACTATTGGAGAAAATCAAAGTTGCCTCATGCAACAATATTTAAGCCTCAACAACCCTATAGGCGATGTGTTTCTGAAACGTTCAAGGAGTTTCCTGCACCTGCAATAGAATTGATAGAGATCCTTTTGTCCATAGATCCTGCTGATCGTGGAACCTCAGCATCTGCTTTGAATAGTGAG TTCTTCTCAACCAAGCCTCTACCTTGTGATCCCTCAAGCTTACCAAAGTATCCTCCTAGCAAAGAATTTGATGCCAAAGTTCGGGATGAAGAAGCTAGAAG ACAAGGAGCAGCAGGAAGCAAGGGCCAGAGACATGATATTGAGAGAAGAGGTGCAAGAGAATCACGAGCCATTCCTGCACCTGATGCCAATGCTGAACTGGTCTTGTCAATACAG aagAGACAAGGGCAGGCCAATTCTCAGAGTAGGAGTGAGAAGTTTAACCCTCATCCTGAAGAAGTTGCTTCTGGATTTCCCATTGATCCCCCTAGACCATCACAAGCTGCAGGATTAATTGCAGATCCCCCGGTTCATCAACATAAAAGATCCTCCCATTCAGGTCCACTGACCCACCGTGCGGCATGGGCTAATAAAGCCGGGAAGAACCAGGAAGATGCTCCAAAGATTTCAATGGGGGGTGACTTATCAACAGTATCGGGCTTAGTTGCAGCAAGGAGGAGTATGTTGTCTGACGATCGCAGAGAATGGTCTGGATCATCACAAGCAGAGGCCCCAAAACTAATAAGCAGGTTCCCAGGATCCTTCAAGGAGGCTTCTGAGTCAATGATGCAACAGGATCAGAAGCATCATGCACATGCTCCTCAAAAGGAAGAGGGGAGAGGCAGCCGCAACAAAGACTCAAATCTT GTTGGTTATGGCTCCAAGGGtcataaaattcattattctGGTCCTCTGCTAGTTCCATCAAGCAACCATGACCAGATGTTGAAGGACCACGACCGCCAAATCCAAGAGGCGGTTCGAAGAGCACGACTAGACAAGGCAAAGATGAGAAGACTCCAAGCTGAAGGGAGCCAGATATCCAATTCATTATTTGTTTCTGGTCGTTGA
- the LOC100810247 gene encoding probable hexosyltransferase MUCI70, giving the protein MTGVSLGVRTGSYGTLLQQQNGTVSPKPLLVRRPSKTLLYNPREKERGFFFVCRLLGRGKVAMLLMLALGLCVFVFGCFTVYRGGNITSEIEDTRSYAITRYEFLKPRGVIEDKPQDSNSSRVFSLTSRHRSTARPPPAPNSLSLSKSKRKMGYFPTWGHRCDHFAFPPPPPADRRRPGPRPCPVCYIPVKQAIASMPGSPSESPILRTLTYVHDENPIEGEPHGGSDFGGYPSLEERDAAFDIKETMKVHCGFVKGSRPGRQTGFDFDEADLLELDQYHDVIVASAIFGNYDVIQQPRNISLEAKKNIPFYMFIDEETEMYMKNASILSSSRRVGLWRIIIVRNIPYADSRRNGKVPKLLLHRIFPNVRYSIWIDGKLELVVDPYKVIERFLWRQNATFAISRHYRRFDVFVEAEANKAAGKYENASIDHQIQFYKYHDGLTHYSRTKLPITSDVPEGCVIIREHIPITNLFTCLWFNEVDRFTSRDQLSFSTVRDKIMAKTDWSISMFLDCERRNFVIQAYHRDILEQMPPPAAVTWRPGPPTYTNRPQMRNHPRRGRGDRRSGSKHHHRVVGTVHMNHILI; this is encoded by the exons ATGACTGGAGTGTCATTGGGTGTGCGCACAGGGAGCTATGGGACGCTGCTGCAGCAGCAAAACGGCACCGTTTCGCCGAAGCCGTTGCTTGTGCGTAGACCTTCAAAGACGCTCCTCTACAACcccagagagaaagagaggggtTTCTTTTTCGTTTGCCGGCTACTCGGAAGAGGGAAGGTCGCAATGCTCCTCATGCTCGCCCTTGGCCTCTGTGTTTTCGTTTTTGGTTGCTTTACTGTTTACAGAG GTGGAAACATCACTAGTGAAATTGAAGATACGCGATCTTATGCCATTACTAGGtatgaatttttaaaacctcGTGGAGTAATAGAAGATAAGCCACAGGATAGTAATTCTTCTAGGGTGTTCTCATTGACGAGTAGACATAGAAGTACAGCTAGGCCTCCTCCTGCTCCTAATTCACTGTCCTTGTCCaagtctaaaagaaaaatgGGATATTTTCCTACTTGGGGACATCGTTGTGACCATTTTGCAtttcctcctcctccaccagcTGATAGAAGACGACCTGGACCACGCC CATGCCCTGTGTGTTATATTCCAGTGAAGCAAGCTATAGCTAGTATGCCAGGTTCCCCATCAGAATCTCCTATACTTCGCACTTTGACATATGTGCATGATGAAAATCCAATTGAAGGTGAACCACATGGTGGCTCTGATTTTGGTGGATACCCTTCTCTGGAAGAAAGGGATGCTGCTTTTGATATAAAAGAGACCATGAAAGTGCACTGTGG ATTTGTCAAAGGAAGCAGACCTGGTCGCCAGACaggatttgattttgatgagGCGGATCTCTTAGAGTTGGATCAGTACCATGATGTCATTGTTGCATCTGCCATATTTG GAAACTATGATGTGATACAGCAGCCCAGGAACATCAGTTTAGAAGCAAAGAAAAACATTCCTTTCTATATGTTTATTGATGAAGAAACAGAAATGTATATGAAGAATGCCAGTATTTTGAGTAGCAGCAGGAGAGTTGGATTATGGAGAATCATCATTGTCCGTAATATTCCTTATGCTGATTCTCGGCGTAACGGAAAG GTTCCAAAGCTTCTTTTACACAGGATCTTCCCCAATGTCCGCTATTCAATATGGATTGATGGGAAGCTTGAGCTTGTTGTGGACCCATATAAAGTTATTGAAAG GTTCTTGTGGCGCCAAAATGCTACTTTTGCAATTTCAAGACACTATAGACGCTTTGATGTATTTGTTGAGGCCGAGGCTAATAAAGCTGCAGGGAAATATGAAAATGCTTCCATTGATCaccaaattcaattttataaataccaCGACGGTTTAACTCATTATTCCAGGACTAAGCTTCCTATAACTAGTG ATGTTCCTGAAGGTTGTGTTATCATAAGAGAACACATTCCAATTACAAATCTCTTTACTTGCTTATGGTTCAATGAAGTTGATCGCTTCACTTCCAGGGATCAGTTAAGCTTTTCCACAGTAAGAGACAAAATAATGGCAAAAACTGATTGGAGTATTAGCATGTTTTTGGATTGTGAAAGACGTAACTTTGTGATACAG GCTTACCATAGAGACATATTGGAGCAAATGCCTCCTCCAGCTGCTGTAACCTGGCGTCCTGGTCCACCCACTTATACTAATCGGCCTCAGATGAGGAATCATCCTAGGCGTGGGAGAGGAGACAGGAGATCAGGTTCAAAGCATCATCATAGAGTTGTAGGCACTGTTCATATGAACCACATTTTGATTTAG
- the LOC100777109 gene encoding uncharacterized protein LOC100777109 precursor, which translates to MGGSSCFFIICVLHSAIALTCGSLMVFYSKELSVLGHGPKTASKLQGSTPHDQLLIQTSDSFSGLLLFTIGFLVFMVACVKDWEFQSFFAKGCVLLHISMAVWRFYFEGKLEDLAHDWPRHAVGDIALATSWLFFLVYMWREKYD; encoded by the coding sequence ATGGGTGGTTCTTCTTGCTTTTTCATAATATGTGTTCTGCATTCTGCAATAGCTTTGACTTGTGGATCCCTGATGGTGTTTTATTCCAAAGAGTTAAGTGTGTTGGGGCATGGACCAAAGACTGCAAGCAAGCTTCAAGGGTCAACACCCCATGATCAGTTACTGATCCAAACCTCAGATTCCTTCTCTGGCTTGCTGTTGTTCACAATAGGGTTCCTTGTGTTCATGGTTGCTTGTGTTAAGGACTGGGAGTTCCAGAGTTTCTTTGCCAAAGGGTGTGTGCTTCTTCATATCTCTATGGCAGTGTGGAGATTCTACTTTGAGGGGAAGCTTGAGGATCTTGCGCATGACTGGCCTAGGCATGCTGTTGGGGACATTGCATTGGCCACTTCCTGGCTCTTCTTTCTTGTGTACATGTGGAGGGAGAAGTATGATTAG